The Pelagibius sp. CAU 1746 genomic sequence ACTGTCATCCGCAGAACAGAACCGTGCGTTCTGCGCGAACGAAGTCGACGCGATTGTCTATTCTGTCGGCCATCCGAATGGTCTCATTCGAGATGCGACGCTTACTTGTCACGGCGTGCTGATCGACGTCAGCGGCCCGGCTATCGACCGGATGCTGACGGAGTATAGGGCCTACGAGCGCGTCGTAATTCCCGGTGGCACCTATCTTGGCAACCCCGCGGATGTCCAAACCATCGGTGTGCGTGCCGTGGTTGTCGCCACCACGCTCATGTCCGACGCCGTGGCTTATGAGGTCACCCGGGCGGTCTTCGACAATCTCGAGGATTTTCGAAGGCTGCACCCCACTTTCCAGGAGTTGACCGTCGAGGAGATGGCCCATGGGATCGGAGGCGCGCCGGTGCACGCAGGAGCCGCGCGCTACTATCGCAAACATGGTTGGCAGCCGTAAGTCCCTGTACCTATAAGAAAAGCCCGCCCGGCGCTTGCGCACCGGGCGGGTTTTTCAAAGACGTATTATAGGGGAATCGCGATCTACCTGGCGGAGATGAGCAGCAGATTGACCTGTTGGTTACGCCGCAGGAGGGGATCGCCGATGGCGCCCGACTCGATCTTGTAGGCCGGGACCCCCGCCTGGATCAGGGAGTTGCGGACGGCAGCCACGCGCCGAGCCTCCAGGTCCTGGTTGCCCAGTTGGCCGTTGCTATCGATCCCGAGACGGAGGGACGGATTCTGGGCCATGTAGGTTGAGATCTCTGAAGCCTGCTTGGCATCGAAGAGGCTGACGTTCGACTGGCCGCTGCCGAAACTGAAGGCACGATAGGCGGTCCAGGCATTGACCATCCCGACCGGACCTTGCGGGCCAGCCTGTCCGACCTGGCCTTGCTCGCCGGCGCTGCCGGCGGCCCCCAGCGCTCCGGTGCTACCGGCCATCGAAGAACCGGTCGATCCCGTCACACCCTGGGCGCCCTGCGCGCCGACTGCACCCTGACCACCCGCTGAACCAGCGGGGCCGACCAAGGTGGCGCCCTGTGTTCCAGCTGCTCCAGTCGGCCCCTGCGGACCAATCGGACCGGCAGGGCCGGTCGCGCCGGGCGCACCGATATATCCGGCACCCTGGGCGCCCGTGGCACCGGCGGCGCCTTGCGCGCCAGTCGGACCGACGGCGCCAACGGGCCCGCGGACGCCGACGACAACCTCACCCGGAACGCCGGCCGGGCCTGCCGCGCCGACCGGACCCACAGGGCCGGCAACACCGGCGGCACCGGATGGGCCGGTCGCGCCATATCCCATGGCCCCGGTGGATCCCACCGGGCCCTGGGCGCCGGTGGCACCGGTCGGTCCGGTCGGACCGGTCGGTCCGACGAGACTGTTGGTCATGGCGGGCTGGCTGGTCGCTGGAACTACGGATGGTTCAGTGGCCTGCGAACTGCAACCCGCTGCGATCACGGCGACGGCCGCGAGAGATAGAGGGGTTCTCATTGTGCTTCTCCTGGAAGTGAGAATGGGGGCTCGTTCGGCCTTTCGTTTACTCGGTTGGTCGATAGCCGGAAGCCCAGTGGTCGACCCTAGGGCAAGGCGCCGGGCTAGAGATAGAGCCGGAAATTACTCAGGAGACATTCCCGTTGTTTGCGAGTGGAAAGCATAGCGCCCGACCTTGTAGCAGGGAGCCGACCGGCAAACCTTGGGTGGCCCGCCCTTGCAGGCGGTAACCAATCAGCGGAGAGCCCTGCCTGAGTACAATCCGGCTCTATCGGGAGCCGGAGCCTTGGCCCAGAGTGGTGCATACAGCCGAAGAGGAGCCGCCGCCGATCATGGCGGCGAGGGTCGCTTCGCCTGCCACCCGGAGTACAGTCCATGAAATCGAATTCCTTGATTGCCTTGCTGTCCCTCTCGCTGCTCACCCTGAGTGCCTGCGGCAGCAGCACATCGGACCGCGCCCTCAGCGGCGCCGGAATAGGCGCTGGCGTCGGCCTTGTCGGCGGTGCGCTGGTCGGGGCACCGCTCACGGGCGCGGCCATCGGCGGCGCCGCTGGGGCTGGAGCCGGTGCGCTGACCGATGAAGACGACATCGATCTCGGCAAACCGTTCTGGCGCGACTAGGGGCGCAGGCGGCCGCACCTGCTGGCGGCCCAGCCCAGTGCGGATAACCGCGCATGCCGCAGTAATGACAGGATGGCTCATTGTTGCCGGGCTGGAGTGCCGGCCATCTTCTGGTCGTCCGGCAAAACGTCGGCGCCGGAGGCCCGGTCACCGTCGGCCGCTGTGAGGCGGCCATGAAGGGCCACTCGCTGTTTCAAGGCGACTGTGCTACCCTAGGTTCTCACTGTCCTTGCAGGGAGAACACATCAGGAGAGCCGATGCATGCCGGGCATCCGCCTGAAGAATAAAGCCAAGGCGGCTCAACCTAAGCCCAACCGCGGCGAGACGACACAATCGTGCCGCGCTGCGCGGCCTGGCGACTTTCCGGTCGTTGCGGTGGGGGCTTCTGCGGGCGGTCTTGATGCCTGCAAGAAATTCCTCGCTGCGCTGCCGGCCGATAGCGGCATGGCTTTCATCCTGGTTCAGCATCTCGATCCGACACATCAAAGTATGATGGTCGAGCTGCTGGCGGCCCATGCGCCGGTGAAGGTGCAGCAGGCAACCGATGGCATGCAGGTTGAACCCAACTGCGTCTACACGATTCCCCCCGGGGTCTATCTCGCGCTGCATAACGGCGCCCTTCGCATTTCCAAACCGAGTGAGCGACACGGCGCGCGCCTGCCGTTCGATTTTCTGCTGCGTTCGCTTGCGGGGGACGTTGGCGAGCGTGGGGTTTGCGTCGTGCTTTCCGGCATGGGAGCCGACGGCAGCCTTGGCGCGAAGGCCGTCAAGGAAAAGGATGGCCTCGTAATCGCGCAGGATCCCGACGAGGCCGACTTTGACGGCATGCCGCGGAGCGTGATCAAGACCGGCATAGTCGACCTCGTGCTTCCGGCAGCGGAGATCCCGGCGGCGATCATCAGGTATGATCGGCGGGCTATTCAAATCGGCGAGCAGGGTGGTTTTTCCGCGTCGGGCGACAAGCCGGATTGGTTGCACGAGATCGTCGAACTGCTCCGCGCAAAGACCAGCCATGACTTCAGGCTCTACAAGCCCGGGACCTTGCAGCGCCGGGTCGAGCGGCGCATGGCCATGGTGCCGATCGAGGCAGGTAGTATGGATCGCTATCTCGCGCTTTTGCGAAGCGATGCTCGCGAACTCGATTTCCTGGCCAAGGACCTGCTGATACATGTCACCAGCTTCTTCCGCGACCCGGAGGTCTTTGATGTCCTGGCGGACAAAGTCATCTCCGATCTGGTCCGGCACCACAGCTCCGATCAGCCCCTGCGGATCTGGATCGCCGGGTGCAGTACGGGGGAGGAGACCTACTCCCTGGTCATGCTCTTTCAGGAGCAGATCGAGGCGGCCAATCGTCATATAAGGCTGCAGGTCTTCGCTTCCGACATAGACTCGGGAGCCGTCGCCACCGCCAGGGAGGGTGTCTACCCGGAGTCCATCAAGGCGGAGGTGTCGCCCGCGCGTCTGGCGCGCTTTTTCACGAAGGAGGATCATGGCTACCGCGTGTCGCCGGATATGCGGGCAACGGTCGTTTTCACCGAGCAGGACGTGCTGGCCGATCCGCCGTTCTCGCGCCTCGATTTGGTTTCGTGCCGGAACCTGCTGATCTACCTGCAGCCCGAGGCGCAGGCGAAGGTCATCTCGTTGTTCCATTTTGCGCTTCGGGATGACGGTATCCTTCTACTTGGCGGCTCGGAGACGATCGGCGAGGGAGATGAGCGCTTCGAGGTTGTCTCCAAGGCCGCACCTATCTATCGGCACGTAGCGCCGAGTCGGCCGGCAACGGGAGGGTTCTCCTTGGGCGCCGGCGACGGCGTTCGCGCGCCCTTGCGGGTGGCCGCAGGTCGGACCGCCTTCCGCCAGGCTGCGCTCGCCGAATTGTGCCGCAAGGCGGTGCTGGAGAATTACGCGCCGGCAGCGGTGCTTATCAACCGCAAGCACGAATGCCTCTACTCCTTGGGGCCGACAGACCGTTACCTGCAGGTCGCGCCAGGATTCCCGACGAACGATCTACTGGCGATGGTGCCCGAGCGCACGCGGATCAAGCTGCGCTCGGCAATCCAGCGGGCGAGCCAGGATAACCAGCGCGTTGTGGTTGCTGGGGGAAAAAGCGACCGCACCGGCCCGGTGGAGTCCTTCAGTATTGCCGTCCAGCCGATTCGCACCAAAGGTGAAGAGCTTATGCTGGTCTGCTTTCTTGACAGACCGCGACAAGAGCAGGCGGCAGAACAGCCGGCCGCGGGGAAGACTCCGCCGCGGGAGCGTGCGCTCGAGCAGGAGCTCGAGGCCACGACGAGGGAGCTTGAAGACGCCATCCGCAGTCTTGAAATTTCTGGTGAAGAGCAGAGGGCGGTCAATGAGGAGCTGCTATCCGTCAACGAGGAATACCAGTCGACGAACGAAGAACTGCTGACGTCGAAGGAGGAACTGCAGTCACTCAATGAGGAGTTGACGGCGCTCAACAGCCAGCTTCAGGAAGCCCTTGAGCAACAACGAAGCACGTCCAACGACCTGCAGAATGTCCTGTACAGCACGAACATGGCTACGCTGTTCCTCGATACCAATCTCAACATTCGCTTCTTCACGCCGGCGACAAAGTCCCTCTTCAACATCATCTCAAGCGACATCGGGCGGCCGCTCTCAGACCTCAACTCTCCGGCATTCGACTGGTCGGTCCTCGCCGATGCCGAAACGGTGCTGCAGAATCTTGTGCCGGTCGAGAAAGAGGTGGAGGTCGCGGACAGCTGGTACAACCGTAAAATTCTTCCTTACCGCACACATGATGACGGCGTCGAAGGCGTAGTCATCATCTTTACCGACATAACGGAGCGCAGGCGCGCCGCCCGGGCGCTGGAGGCAGCCAAGCAAGAGGCCGACCTGGCAAACATCGCGAAGTCGCGCTTTCTCGCCGCCGCAAGCCACGACCTCCGCCAGCCGCTGCAATCGCTTTCCCTGCTTCAGGGTATCCTGTCCAAGATTGTGGTGGATG encodes the following:
- a CDS encoding YMGG-like glycine zipper-containing protein, with the translated sequence MKSNSLIALLSLSLLTLSACGSSTSDRALSGAGIGAGVGLVGGALVGAPLTGAAIGGAAGAGAGALTDEDDIDLGKPFWRD
- a CDS encoding chemotaxis protein CheB, with the protein product MPGIRLKNKAKAAQPKPNRGETTQSCRAARPGDFPVVAVGASAGGLDACKKFLAALPADSGMAFILVQHLDPTHQSMMVELLAAHAPVKVQQATDGMQVEPNCVYTIPPGVYLALHNGALRISKPSERHGARLPFDFLLRSLAGDVGERGVCVVLSGMGADGSLGAKAVKEKDGLVIAQDPDEADFDGMPRSVIKTGIVDLVLPAAEIPAAIIRYDRRAIQIGEQGGFSASGDKPDWLHEIVELLRAKTSHDFRLYKPGTLQRRVERRMAMVPIEAGSMDRYLALLRSDARELDFLAKDLLIHVTSFFRDPEVFDVLADKVISDLVRHHSSDQPLRIWIAGCSTGEETYSLVMLFQEQIEAANRHIRLQVFASDIDSGAVATAREGVYPESIKAEVSPARLARFFTKEDHGYRVSPDMRATVVFTEQDVLADPPFSRLDLVSCRNLLIYLQPEAQAKVISLFHFALRDDGILLLGGSETIGEGDERFEVVSKAAPIYRHVAPSRPATGGFSLGAGDGVRAPLRVAAGRTAFRQAALAELCRKAVLENYAPAAVLINRKHECLYSLGPTDRYLQVAPGFPTNDLLAMVPERTRIKLRSAIQRASQDNQRVVVAGGKSDRTGPVESFSIAVQPIRTKGEELMLVCFLDRPRQEQAAEQPAAGKTPPRERALEQELEATTRELEDAIRSLEISGEEQRAVNEELLSVNEEYQSTNEELLTSKEELQSLNEELTALNSQLQEALEQQRSTSNDLQNVLYSTNMATLFLDTNLNIRFFTPATKSLFNIISSDIGRPLSDLNSPAFDWSVLADAETVLQNLVPVEKEVEVADSWYNRKILPYRTHDDGVEGVVIIFTDITERRRAARALEAAKQEADLANIAKSRFLAAASHDLRQPLQSLSLLQGILSKIVVDEKGQKLVALMGQTLGAMTGMLNTLLDINQIDAGIVQADVDDFMINDLLGRLKDEFTYHATAKGLSLKVMPCSLSIRSDRQLLEQILRNIISNAVKYTPQGRILLGCRRHAETLSIEVWDTGLGIPADKLEAVFDEYHQVDNAARERIRGLGLGLSIVRRLGALLDHRLRVRSQLGKGSVFAIEVMLSPSSAEARMERPRQDVSVGKGEGVFRRGNILVVEDDPEVCAMLDIVLKDEGYGVATAADGSGALDLVALKNHEPDLILADYNLPGEMTGLQVAAALQEQLGRRIPVIVLTGDVSTETLRAISLQDCVRLNKPTDPGELSRAIQDLLQGPHSERSTTAPGGAEPSGEAAGESGRPVIFVVDDNSQVRDGIGGLLEEHGHIVEAYADCEIFLKGYRPRREACLLIDASLPGMSGLELLQHLRNAGDRMPAIMITGKSDVAMAVDAMKAGASDFIEKPVDRDELLGAVGRALELSKTTAERAAWHEDAVSRIAGLTVRQREIMDLILAGHSSKSIAADLGISQRTVEHHRAEILKRTGAKSLPALARLAIAASGNDAEG